The DNA segment ACCAagagataattttaattattcttttttttctttctaaaagagagtcaaaatataaatttcaagttGGGTTTTGTAAAATCAATCCGACTTTATATTTGTCTCAATTGTttacttgattaaaaaaaatgagggcCCTATAacaccatttttttaatctgaaGTTGCTTGCCCGAttcttgaatattttcattgaatTCTATTCATCACTGTTTGATATTAGAAATCCCATCGTTAGTGTAGGACTTAAGACTTGAGTGACAGAAACAAGGGAACCATATGAAATGATGTATTTATTCAGAAGAAGCTTTGGATTACCAGAACTTATTCAAAACTGggtgagaaataaaaatgaaacaaaaggaGATTTGGAACATCCTAATCTCGTTTTCTATGTGCTTTTGACAGTAACTCACTGGTCACTTCCTCAGTATCAAGACAAGAGTACCATAGACTAAATAATGCATTAGTTCCCTTCTCTTGTTATGCTACAAAACCCTTATAGTCCTCTCCTTtgtttcaatttcttttatttctcgCTTGCCCTTTATTCCTCTCCCTTGTAAAACCTTATTGTTGGTGGTGATAATTGAAGAACCTTGTTACTTCCATAGGAATTGACATGTGTCTAAACCTAACAACTCTATTGCCCCAAGAGTGAGTGAGATTTTGACTCATGACACCCCCTACTGGAGCCGGTTGACTTTGACTATCACTTAACTTCAAAACAATGTAATTTACAGTTTTAGAAGTCAATGATGGGTTCCCCAACAGGTAGATTCCTCTCCACTGTCCATGGTAGGTCAAAGAGTTTAGCTGTGATGAACTTGAAGATCTTGTTCACATTGATGTTGTAGGTTGCACTTGAAAAGAACAAGGTGGCATTGAGGGCCTTTGCATATTTTCTTGCCTGTTCAATGTGACACATTGCAACACacatcaccatcatcatcaaatcttatcttgaAAACCTGAGAATTTTTCTTTAGCTATTTTGGAAAGCCTACATAGCATTCCAACATGCCTAGCTTAACTTGCTTGTAAATAAATGGGTATAATATGGTTGGGCTTGTCTGCCTTAGGGCTCAATGAATCATCAAACATGCCTTGGTGGCCTTGCTTCCGGAGCAGAGGAGGATACGGTGGAGGACGCGGAGGAGGCACCGCTGGAGCAGGGAAACGCTGTGGTGGAACCGTCGCCGGAGGGTGGAGGAATGGCTGAGTTTCCAATCAAAGTGGaacatgttttatttgtttttcttattcttcttctttaaaaaaaaaagttgttcttTTTCGgaggaaataagaaaaaagaaacaaaatggaAGTTTTTTTTCTGTATGGAATATGGGATGGGGATGGGCTCAAGTGCAACAACGAGTGAACCTCTCAGCCATGAAAATGAAAAGCAAGGTTGTGTGTTGCCTCATCTTTTAATGCGCAGGGGCGTTTTCAGGATTTCGCTCTCCATCTccatctgtatttttttttctcgatTCTGTGAAGGGTTTTCACTTTTTCGGTTACATCTTCCAACGACTATTGTGCCAATTAGCAACACTACTTTAAGGCCACCGTTGACCGTTAAAATATGGAACACTCCCCATTTTATTCCCACAATCTTAAATAGTTTTTATTAGTGgctacagttttttttttttttgtaagatatgatatatatatatatatatatatatatatatataaaagaattttgttCTGTGAAAAAAAGGTAAGTTATTGGTTATTGAtaagaaaaatcaataattgatgtttcaataaatttactttttagtaattattgagatgagattacttattaattaatggtttaattatccatttagtttatgtagttttaaaatttatccattttagtctctatagttaataagtaaattttttagtactttaccatttaattttcaataggactgttaaattattattactagTCGTCCTTCCCGAGAGCTCCCTCTCTTTCGAGAGGCCCTCGTCGACAAGGAGTGTGGCTCCTCTCCCTCCGTCACCGTTAACGTAGCCATGACCCTCGACACCAACTACCTCCGCGACACCATGAATACAAAGGAAGATGTCAATCTCATTGTTGACCTCAGAGGGTGCAGAGGAAGAAGAACAAGAGATAGGTCGTTGGGAAACATTGTTATGATGATGTTGTGGCCGCGAAGGATGCTTCACCGCCATGGGACAACCACGAACGACGGCTTTGTAGACATAGTTGTGGCTCCCTTTGCCAAGGAGCTTGCGGTTGGAGAAGCCATTGGTGGCAGCATCGAGGTCACTGTACAAAAACTCTTGGATCTTGATGTTGTTGCATTTCTCTTTGGAAGATGACACATAATTGGAGGTTAAGATAGCGGATTCGACTCTACAAGAAAGGTAGAGGAACCCCATCATCAATTCAAGTTTGTGGCTTTTTAACGAATGAATCAAGGGGTGCTGGAGATGAACATAGAACAAGGTGAAtggaacaaaacaaaacaaaaagaggGCAAGCAAAAGATTTTGTTTGGGCCACAGATCAAATGTGCTTTTGAGTATTACAAATCAGtatcacaaaaaataatttttaatgttttgttatgGGATTGCAAAACTGTGCATTTGTTTCATCCATGGTGCCGCAGAAATAGTTGGTGTCAAGGGTCATAGCTACGTTAATGGTTGCGGAGGGAGAGGAGTCATAGTCCTTGTCGGTGGGGACTGCCGGAAGAAAGGGAGCTCCGGGGAAGGACgactaacaataataatttaaaggtATTAGACAATTTTAATGGTAAGGACCTATTGGGAATTAAATGGTAAACTACAGGAAATCATTTATtaactataagaattaaaatggaTAAGTTTggaaattatagggactaaatgggtaattaaaccttaattaattattgaaattactTGTTTTGTTTATGTATTAGGATCCTcttatttatgtatatataattattgagattatttattatttattccatcccaaaataataatcatgatTGTTTTacacaatttaataataataaataaatgaaagagaataataaatttataaaattaatcttatattaccattagtttatttaagatttaaaaattcatcattaatatataagaattataagtgaaaaaaaaaataattaatgttacattaaaaatttaacatgacAATTATATTACAACAAAAAAGTGTTACTTGcacgaaaattataaaaagatagagggattaattaatttttgagattacttattttgtttatgtattAAGATCCTcttatttatgtatatataatattaatatttactttttattaattattgagaTTACTTATTTCATGAATTAGGATCCTCTTAAGTAAAATTATCATGATGCTTATATCTTAGTATTTCATTAGTTATTATGTAATGAGTTTAAATTGTATATACGgttaatatacataaaaaacatttttaataaaatttataacaatagaTAGAGAGGATGCGATGATAACTTCTCTTTGATTTCCAACCAATATTTATATGacttttaagaaattattatttaagtcaataaacatattatataaattagatATATGATTAAATAACAATTCGTGCGCATTACATCGTATGCAACATTGAGCATGGTGATCTTGAAACCTTTGCTGATATTTATGATTATAATGAAACTCAACATATAAGAGGACCACCAAAAAAGCTTGGAAAATGAAAGAGCATATATGCAATGATGTGAATAGCGGTTAGCGTGTTTGTTTCCCTTCACAAGCTTTTCTAAAGAAAGGTACAAACCAaagcatgattttttttcttcttttttttctttttcaaatactATTGTGGTGACATTCTTGGTGTCACAGTTTCCttgctaagaaggaaagaattTTACCTTTACTAGTGTAGACTAATTTGTGCCAACACTATTATCACTAAGGTTGCCAAAAGGATCAATCTAAACAAATAATCTAACCACTTTGGAGTTTGGTTATTTTGATCACTAGCTAGAATGGCATACAACGGTGATGTTGTTAGGATCAATATTGAGGAGATGCTGGAGGGGGCAAAGGCACCCGTAACTACTGAGTGTTGCATTTACAAAGTGCCGTTAAGTATCCGAAGACACAACGAAGAAGCCTACACCCCAGAGGTTGTTTCTATTGGCCCTTTTCACCACGGCCATCCTCGCCACCAAGACATGGAGAAACACAAACTCTTTTACTCCAAGGCATTTCTCAAACGAACTCAAACAACTTTGTACAGTTTTATCGGACAGATTGAAGAGATGGAGCCCGAGTTTCGTCGCTGTTATTCACACACTCTTGAGTTCAGCAAGGAGCAACTCGTCAAAATAATCTTTGTGGATTGTGCTTTCATACTTGAGCTCTTTTACAGATTCGATAGTGGAGAACGGAAAGAGGACATGTATCTTTCAAAACCTTGGAGGGGGAAGAGCATAATATTTGATTTGTTGTTACTTGAGAACCAGGTTCCTTTTTTTGTTCTAGAGAGACTCTTTAATCTGTCCTTCTCTTCACGGGGTGGCCCCTCATTTCTTAAGCTTACGTTTAGCTTTTTTAAAGAGTTCAATAGATCAGGCTTAAACTTTAACAATATTAACAGAATAAGGCACTTCACTGATCTGATAAGAACTTTTCACTTGCAAGATCCTCTGCCGTCTAGGATTGatggtaaaataataaaacatcttCCTAGTGCCACTGAGTTATCAGAAGCAGGATTGAGGTTTAAGGTTCTTGAAAGTGAGTCTTGTTTACTAAAGTTAGACTTTTCGGGAAGGGTTCTTGAAATTCCGCAGTTGGTAGTGGAAGATCCGACTGAAACTTTGTTTCGCAATATGGTGGCATTGGAGCAGTGTCACTATCCTTTCCAATCTTACATTACGGACTACGTTTGTTTTTTAGACTTCCTTGTAAACACCAACAGAGATGTGGATATACTAGTTCAAGAGAGAGTTTTTATTAATTGGCTAGGGGACACTGATTCTGTGGCTACCATGATTAATGGCCTTATGAAAGATATTGCGACATCAAATGATACCAGTTCTCAATACCTTGATGTCTGTGAAAAGTTGAATGCTTTTCATAAAAATCCTTGGCGTAAGTTGAAGTCGACTCTGAGGCGAGATTATTGTAGAGGTCCTTGGCAAACTGCTGCTTCCACTGCTGCGAttattcttctcattctctcttttGTTCAAACAGTTTTATCTATCTTGCAAGTAATACATCAATAGAATATGTCTCCAGGCTCTCTCCCAAAGACCTGCAGGTAAATTTAGTTATTGTTAAatgctgaattttttttcttattcttttccatttttactGCAATATTCATTTTGTCTCAAAACGTTTCAATGGCTTCCTTATTTCAGGTGTTGAAACAGATTAATTTATTAGTCCTTCCCAAAATTACTATGGGTATGCATCAAGTTATTCAGTGTTGCCTCTTGAAGTCTGTGTCTATGGTGCAAAATATGATCTAAAGTAGCTTACCCTGCTTCAGATTTGTAAGATGATGATGTCCTGATACGTacctagtttaattttatagcTATTTGAAATTTGTGTTCTGTTGCTTTTGATATTTGTGAGATTGATGTCCTGATATTTACCTAGTTTAAGTTTATAGCTATTTGATATTTGTGTTGTGTTGCTTTTGTCTTGTGTTGCTTTTGATATTTGTGAGATGATGATGTCCTGATGCATACCTAGCCTTATTAAAGTTTTCCAATTAGAACCCCTTATTTTGTCTTGTGTTGCTTTTGATATTTGTGGGAATTATAGCTATTTCAGGGAGGGAGGAACAAAAGTTCCAACACAACGTATACCTATTTACAGTTTGATCAAAAGAGAGGTGAAATTGGGAAAGTTGTATCACtttctataaattataaaaggcTTTCAGAACAATATTAAGATGATGAGACCAAgagataattttaattagtcttttttttttctttctaaaagagaaagtcaaaatataaatttcaagttGGGTTTTGTAAAATCAATCCGACTTTATATTTGTCTCAATTGTTTActtggttaaaaaaaatgagggcCCTATAACACCATTGTTGTAATCTGAAGTTGCTTGGCCGAttcttgaatattttcattgaatTCTATTCATCACTGTTTGATATTAGAAATACCATCATTAGTGTAGGACTTGAGACTTGAGACTTGAGTGACAGAAACAAGGGAACCATATGAAATGATCTATTTATTCAGAAGAAGCTTTGGATTACCAGAACTTATTCAAAACTGGAtgggaaataaaaatgaaacaaaaggaGATTTGGAACATCCTAATCTCATTTTCTATGTGCCTTTGACAGTAACTCACAGGTCACGTTCCTCAGTATCAAGACAAGAGCACCATTGACTAAATTGTACTCAATAATGCATTAGTTCCCTTCTCTTGTTATGCTACAAAACCATTATAGTCCTCTCCTTtgtttcaatttcttttatttctccCTTGCCCTTTATTCCTCTCCCTTGTAAAACCTTATTGTTGGTGGTGACGATTGAAGAACCTTGTAACTTCCATAGGAATTGACATGTGTCTAAACCTAACAACTCTATTGTCCCAAGAGTGAGTGAGATTTTGACTCATGACACCCCCTACTGGAGCCGGTTGACTTTGATATATCACTTAACTTCAAAACTCTGTAATTTACAGTTTTAGAAGTCAATGATGGGTTCCCCAACAGTTAGATTCCTCTCCACTGTCCATGGTAGGTCAAAGAGTTTAGCAGTGACGAACTTGAAAATCTTGTTCACATTGATGTTGTAGGTTGCACTTGAAAAGAACAAGGTGGCATTGAGGGCCTTTGCATATTTTCTTGCCTGTTCAATGTCACACATCGCAAcacacatcatcatcatcatcaaatcttatcttgaAAACCTGAGAATTTTTCTTTAGCTATTTTGGAAAGCCTACATAGCATTCCAACATGCCTTGCTTAACTTGCTTGTAAATAAATGGGTATGGGAATATGGTTGGGCTTGTCTGCCTTAGGGCTCAATGAATCATCAAACATGCAATGTATTATAATTTAAGATGGGGTCCAtatttaccaaaaataaaacaaagaaaaagatatatatcataatcatatatgtgtatatataaagGGGTCCATGATAACTTGATTATGCTTTATGCAGATGACTCTCCTTGGTTTTGTATAATTAACATTATCTTTAACTAGCCTACCCTACCCTACCCTACTGAGAAATTAATAGTGACTGCAAATTAAAGTGTTAGGAAAAGAAGGGGTTTCTTTATATGCTGTCTGCAGTGATCCCATCAATCCCTTTCATTTGAATCGACGTTGCAACCGAAAACAACCATTTTATAAATAGTGGCTTAAtcataagaatgaaaaaattaaaataaaaaggagtaGAGGCTTTGTTTTGTAGCATCAACTAGAAAGTTTCTTGGTCCTTATTGAATTTTCTCAGTAAAGAATGTACAAACAAATTGACGAGTCTTGCTAGTATCATCATTATGTAGGCTACTAAGGCATTCATGCCTCGGACTATATCCTCTTTAACAGCTCTAAGACTGAGGTGGTTATGTTGAAACAAGACGTGGTCGTTGATTAGTTGTAATCAAATTTACTTTTTCGTAATATATTATCTAAAACAAGATTGGGAATAAAACTATTTGAAAAACGTCACTAAATAGAATCGGACTAAATTTCAGTTTTC comes from the Glycine soja cultivar W05 chromosome 6, ASM419377v2, whole genome shotgun sequence genome and includes:
- the LOC114417306 gene encoding UPF0481 protein At3g47200-like, whose product is MAYNGDVVRINIEEMLEGAKAPVTTECCIYKVPLSIRRHNEEAYTPEVVSIGPFHHGHPRHQDMEKHKLFYSKAFLKRTQTTLYSFIGQIEEMEPEFRRCYSHTLEFSKEQLVKIIFVDCAFILELFYRFDSGERKEDMYLSKPWRGKSIIFDLLLLENQVPFFVLERLFNLSFSSRGGPSFLKLTFSFFKEFNRSGLNFNNINRIRHFTDLIRTFHLQDPLPSRIDGKIIKHLPSATELSEAGLRFKVLESESCLLKLDFSGRVLEIPQLVVEDPTETLFRNMVALEQCHYPFQSYITDYVCFLDFLVNTNRDVDILVQERVFINWLGDTDSVATMINGLMKDIATSNDTSSQYLDVCEKLNAFHKNPWRKLKSTLRRDYCRGPWQTAASTAAIILLILSFVQTVLSILQVIHQ